Proteins encoded within one genomic window of Komagataella phaffii GS115 chromosome 3, complete sequence:
- a CDS encoding Aspartic protease, attached to the plasma membrane via a glycosylphosphatidylinositol (GPI) anchor, producing the protein MLPIRLSKLLLLLSLKLKLGTAEEKYQKLDLKRIDKDYYAVDVKVGSDEQEIKEVLIDTGSSDFWILDKSFCNSPTSEEEENSNGRSNKESCGVYGSFDSNKSETFQATGQVFDAAYGDTTAESTGSSGVRGIDQLRVGDIHIEELYFGLVTNTTSLPPVLGIAQLSEEFSNNSYPNFPYQMKEEGLIDVVAYSLSLGQSKGELLFGAMDHSKYNGTLLKAPILQAGTPGMQVLLTGVALTNGSSSVFNETDNKGFIYFDSGTTASTLPSEHFDDLFNHHGWAYDGDTLTYSIQCDSEGEKSLLDFTLEYTIAGNIVIKVPFEDIIMKNENDGECLSTVMVSNQTSFSYSDDTPFFVAGDEVLLNAYVVYNLETQELAIAPAVDNPEDTEEDIEIISADFDISEARDYSVGLEFRNTTIPATTDYLPSSMSSGSVSEETGSKSESSTSEDFAAATLKPFTFWGFVLFFFHFLI; encoded by the coding sequence ATGTTGCCCATCCGCTTATCCAAACTTCTGCTTTTGCTCTCcttaaagttgaaattgggtacagctgaagaaaaataccaaaagTTGGATTTAAAAAGAATTGACAAAGACTATTATGCCGTCGATGTCAAAGTCGGCTCCGATGAGCAGGAGATCAAAGAGGTACTAATAGATACGGGTTCATCTGATTTCTGGATCTTGGACAAATCGTTCTGTAATTCTCCAACAtcagaggaagaagagaacAGTAACGGGCGTAGCAACAAGGAAAGCTGTGGAGTCTATGGCTCGTTCGACTCCAACAAGTCAGAGACATTTCAGGCAACTGGCCAAGTATTTGACGCTGCTTACGGTGACACCACAGCCGAGTCGACAGGATCTTCAGGAGTTCGAGGAATTGATCAGCTACGGGTAGGAGATATTCATATAGAAGAACTCTATTTTGGACTAGTGACAAACACTACAAGTTTACCACCCGTTTTAGGAATTGCCCAGCTTTCCGAAGAGTTCAGCAACAACTCTTATCCTAACTTTCCATACCAGATGAAAGAGGAAGGTCTGATTGATGTTGTTGCATACTCTCTCTCCTTGGGCCAAAGTAAAGGTGAACTACTGTTCGGGGCTATGGACCACTCAAAATATAATGGAACACTATTGAAAGCCCCTATATTGCAGGCGGGCACACCAGGAATGCAAGTTCTTTTAACTGGAGTGGCCCTTACAAATGGTTCATCAAGCGTCTTCAATGAGACAGACAATAAAGGTTTTATCTACTTTGACAGTGGGACTACTGCTTCCACTCTGCCATCAGAGCActttgatgatcttttcaaccATCACGGATGGGCGTACGATGGTGATACATTGACATATTCGATTCAATGCGATAGTGAGGGAGAAAAATCTTTACTTGACTTCACTTTAGAATATACCATTGCTGGTAATATTGTCATCAAAGTACCATTTGAAGACATTATTAtgaagaatgaaaatgatggAGAATGCCTCTCAACCGTAATGGTGTCGAACCAGACTTCTTTTTCATATTCCGATGACACACCCTTTTTCGTTGCTGGAGACGAAGTTCTGTTGAACGCTTATGTTGTTTACAACCTAGAAACACAAGAGCTGGCCATTGCTCCAGCAGTGGATAATCCAGAAGATactgaagaagatattGAGATTATCTCCGCAGACTTTGATATTTCAGAAGCCAGAGATTATAGCGTTGGATTAGAGTTCAGAAATACCACAATTCCAGCTACAACTGATTACTTGCCTTCCTCGATGTCGTCAGGTTCAGTCAGCGAAGAGACTGGTTCCAAGTCTGAGAGCTCTACTTCTGAGGACTTTGCTGCAGCCACGTTGAAACCATTTACATTTTGGGGTTTCgtcctttttttctttcactTTTTGATTTGA